The following are encoded together in the Pungitius pungitius chromosome 7, fPunPun2.1, whole genome shotgun sequence genome:
- the LOC119216344 gene encoding rho guanine nucleotide exchange factor 18 isoform X1, whose amino-acid sequence MIHFLSNCTFWVLELNTHPMGPLCTFVFTLQCFQAVGVRRRHLYSRSEILATDECSRAAHISRVVQTSKQAARAAGAEEFDPEENLHSSDGHSHMAKERNNSKVSGNVTWYEFLSHEPEEEEEEDRAEKVEKGTKVKRTLSSLRNRVTGSFNKDKGKNREKEQQKERGKEKEREAKDKECGSGSTNGHYLVPGAFSSCASCSLCSKTLQRKHGLQCMNCAVNVHKSCKSLLGECTSSRSKRDSSRRPCQSGPLNLAPREREHSGQAGSQALDGHPGFHGPPGMTVSLWGTSTHSASSTATSSLRHHNSSGSLPGEMDETDALRPKRCNEDAISLAPSTTESIIVEDAHYAAVRADLESDAQDLEVESWSLAVDQQYVKKHSKETVKRQDVIYELMQTEMHHVRTLKIMLRVYVQELKDKLQMDPGKLDCLFPQLENLLELHTHFLSRLKERQRENVVSPSDRNYVINRLADILISQFSGEIGERMKESYGDFCSHHTEAVSYYKEQLHNNKKFQNLIRKINNLSIVRRLGVSECILLVTQRITKYPVLVERILLNTEAGTDEHEDLTRALGLIKDTIVQVDALVNLHEKNSRLRDINIKMEPKAQGKIKDGRVFRREDLAPGRRRLLHEGTVNWKAASGRLKDILAVLLSDVLLLLQEKDQRYVFAAVDNKPSVISLQKLIVREVAHEEKAMFLICASSNEPEMYEIHTASKEERNTWMTHIRQAVESCPHTEERLFSEEEEARAFRFKEFQERLSQKDAVVVQALTEKLQLFADMAESVAGLEDTASHSRLLLRGDASDLQQGEALLKGALTEVENLQNLLQSGVREDSPTSRLEEGSGSGVLPRRADTFGGYDSSHAIILSKNGSVKKFSGETRNRDRSQRASSDPQLKDLCGSHALEQTVDESCCSPARWNRIWSNSFPEAEFFDRVLMLSQRLYSLQAIVSQQDSHIELQRASLTERAALPGRHRGNVLLEQEKQRTLALQREELASFHKLQAQHRQEQHRWERERERHRQQVEATEARLRQREEECRRLEDLLAEERRELESQRETYQQDLERLRESTRAVEKEKERLEQHQKRIKRKTIEVAPGSLNGELLLSSGLNAFPGVSDLPLPQKPLVRGSLSVAPADYPERPEVMLRREASSSTLPAKVPMNLLSTTNQQHKLVGVQQQIPTKLAASGGGKGKGAKIGKASHRTDSTASVDMKQQMLPLKLSARDDNTLKAKRSVSPHQQLPLSPPSQPLPLHHHADQLGPADNAGPDPQSTSSVNISPPQSLQKPPLPPAQSHPQPPAQPPAIPPSSQTPGSLHLQHNAAAHAQVNVHGLTHSHSMPPTYKIATEDSNKEDVIFF is encoded by the exons ATGATACATTTTTTATCCAACTGTACATTTTGGGTGCTGGAGTTAAACACACATCCAATGGGCCCATTGTGTACATTTGTGTTTACCCTCCAATGCTTCCAGGCCGTTGGCGTGCGTAGAAGGCATCTGTACTCCCGCTCAGAGATCCTCGCCACAGATGAATGTTCCCGTGCTGCGCACATTTCCCGTGTCGTGCAGACATCCAAACAGGCCGCGCGGGcagcaggag cgGAGGAGTTTGACCCCGAGGAAAACTTGCATTCTTCTGACGGACACAGCCATAT GGCGAAGGAGAGGAACAACAGTAAAGTTTCAGGAAATGTCACTTGGTACGAGTTCCTCTCCCATGA gcctgaagaggaggaggaggaggatcgtgcagagaaggtggagaaagGCACCAAGGTGAAGAGAACTCTCAGCTCTCTGAGGAACAGGGTGACTGGCTCCTTCAATAAAGATAAG GGTAAGAACCGAGAAAaagagcagcagaaagagagggggaaggagaaggagcgggaGGCCAAAGACAAAGAGTGTGGCAGTGGCAGCACAAATGGGCATTATTTGGTGCCAGGCGCTTTCTCCAGCTGTGCCTCCTGCTCACTGTGCAGCAAGACCCTGCAGAGAAAGCATGGCCTGCAATGCATGA ATTGTGCTGTGAACGTTCACAAGAGCTGCAAGTCTCTGCTGGGTGAGtgcaccagcagcaggagcaaG AGAGATTCTTCGCGGAGGCCTTGCCAATCCGGACCTCTGAATCTTG CGCCGAGGGAGCGGGAGCATTCGGGGCAAGCCGGGTCACAGGCCCTGGATGGCCACCCAGGATTCCACGGCCCCCCAGGCATGACCGTTAGTTTGTGGGGAACAAGCACCCACAGCGCCAGCTCCACCGCAACCTCCAGCCTCCGTCACCACAACAGCTCAGG ATCCCTCCCCGGGGAGATGGATGAGACGGATGCTCTCCGCCCCAAACGCTGCAACGAAGACGCCATCTCCCTCGCGCCCTCCACCACCGAGTCCATCATCGTTGAAG ATGCTCACTATGCAGCAGTGAGGGCTGATCTGGAGTCCGATGCCCAGGACCTGGAGGTAGAATCATGGAGTTTGGCGGTTGACCAGCAGTATGTTAAGAAGCACTCTAAAGAAACAGTGAAGCGACAGGATGTGATTTATG AGCTCATGCAGACAGAGATGCACCATGTGCGGACTCTGAAGATAATGCTGCGCGTGTATGTCCAAGAGTTGAAGGACAAGCTCCAGATGGACCCTGGCAAGCTGGACTGTCTCTTCCCCCAGTTGGAAAACCTCCTGGAGCTTCACACCCACTTCCTCTCTCGTCTCAAAGAGAGGCAGCGGGAAAACGTTGTCTCGCCCAGCGACAGGAACTACGTCATCAACCGACTGGCGGACATTCTGATTTCTCAG TTCTCTGGGGAGATAGGAGAAAGGATGAAGGAGAGCTACGGGGATTTCTGCAGTCACCACACGGAGGCTGTCAGCTATTACAAAGAACAgctgcacaacaacaaaaagttcCAGAACCTCATACGG AAAATCAACAACCTCTCCATTGTGCGGCGGTTAGGAGTGAGCGAGTGCATTCTGTTGGTGACGCAGCGCATCACCAAGTACCCCGTACTAGTGGAGCGCATTCTGCTCAACACTGAAG CGGGGACAGACGAGCATGAGGACCTGACTCGGGCACTGGGTCTGATTAAAGACACCATCGTTCAGGTTGACGCGCTGGTTAATCTCCACGAGAAGAACTCTCGTCTCCGGGACATAAACATCAAGATGGAGCCAAAGGCGCAGGGAAAGATCAAGGACGGCCGCGTGTTTCGCAGAGAGGACCTGGCACCGGGCAGGAGACGACTGCTGCACGAGGGCACAGTCAACTGGAAAGCTGCTTCTGGCAGGCTCAAAG ATATTCTTGCGGTGCTCCTGTCTGATGTGTTGCTCCTGCTGCAAGAGAAGGATCAGAGATATGTATTCGCTGCAGTG GATAACAAGCCATCAGTGATCTCCCTCCAGAAACTCATCGTCAGGGAAGTGGCCCACGAGGAGAAAGCCATGTTTCTCATCTGCGCCTCCTCCAATGAGCCAGAGATGTACGAGATCCACACCGCCTCCAAGGAGGAGCGGAACACCTGGATGACACACATACGGCAAGCTGTTGAGAG CTGTCCTCATACTGAAGAGAGGCTGttcagtgaggaggaagaggcacgAGCTTTCAGGTTCAAAGAATTTCAAG AGCGGCTGAGCCAGAAGGATGCCGTGGTCGTCCAAGCTCTCACCGAGAAGCTGCAGCTGTTTGCAGACATGGCCGAGTCTGTGGCAGGTCTCGAGGACACAGCCTCTCATTCTAGACTGCTGCTTCGAGGGGACGCCTCAGACCTCCAGCAGGGAGAGGCTCTGCTCAAAGGAGCTCTCACTGAGG TTGAGAACCTCCAGAACCTGCTGCAGTCCGGAGTGAGGGAGGACTCCCCGACCTCTCGGCTGGAAGAGGGCAGCGGTTCTGGGGTCCTGCCCAGGCGAGCGGATACTTTCGGCGGCTACGACAGCAGCCACGCCATCATCCTCAGCAAGA aTGGCAGTGTGAAGAAGTTTTCTGGCGAGACCAGAAACCGCGATAGAAGCCAGAGAGCCAGCTCTGACCCTCAGCTCAAAGACCTTTGTGGCAGCCACGCCCTGGAGCAGACG GTTGATGAGAGCTGCTGctctcctgccagatggaaccGCATCTGGTCCAACTCCTTCCCCGAGGCCGAG TTCTTTGACAGAGTGCTGATGCTCTCCCAAAGGCTCTATAGTCTGCAG GCCATCGTTTCACAGCAGGACAGCCACATCGAGCTGCAGCGCGCCTCGCTGACGGAGCGGGCCGCCCTGCCCGGCCGCCACAGAGGGAACGTGCTCCTGGAGCAGGAGAAACAGCGGACTCTggccctgcagagggaggagctggccaGCTTCCACAAGCTGCAGGCTCAGCACCGGCAGGAGCAGCATCgctgggagagggagagggagaggcaccGACAGCAAGTGGAGGCCACCGAGGCCCGGCTccgacagagggaggaggagtgcAGGCGGCTGGAG GACCTTCTCGCAGAAGAGAGGCGGGAGCTGGAGAGTCAGAGGGAGACGTACCAGCAGGACCTGGAGAGGCTGAGAGAGTCCACCAGAGCCgtggagaaggaaaaggaacgCCTGGAACAACACCAGAAGAGGATTAAGAGGAAGACTATTGAG GTGGCCCCTGGCAGTCTGAACGGCGAGCTGCTCCTGTCCTCGGGCCTCAACGCCTTCCCCGGCGTCTCCGACCTGCCCCTCCCCCAGAAGCCCCTGGTGCGGGGCAGCCTCTCGGTCGCACCCGCCGACTACCCGGAGCGGCCCGAGGTGATGCTGCGGCGGGAGGCGAGCTCCTCCACCCTGCCGGCGAAGGTGCCGATGAACCTGTTGAGCACCACCAACCAGCAGCACAAGCTGGTGGGGGTGCAGCAGCAGATCCCCACCAAGTTGGCGGCCTCAGGCGGCGGCAAAGGGAAGGGAGCCAAGATCGGCAAAGCCTCGCATCGCACCGACAGCACCG cctCAGTGGATATGAAACAACAGATGCTGCCTCTGAAGCTGTCCGCCCGAGATGACAACACCCTGAAGGCCAAGCGCTCCGTCAGCCCCCACCAGCAGCTCCCGCTGTCGCCCCCCTCTCAGCCTCTTCCCCTGCATCATCACGcgg ATCAACTCGGCCCCGCAGACAATGCCGGCCCAGACCCCCAGTCCACCTCCTCCGTCAACATCTCTCCCCCTCAAAGTCTCCAGAAGCCTCCCCTGCCTCCTGCGCAGTCCCATCCTCAGCCCCCCGCGCAGCCTCCCGCCATCCCTCCCAGCTCACAGACCCCCGGCTCCCTCCATCTGCAGCACAACGCCGCGGCGCATGCGCAGGTAAACGTACACGGGCTCACCCACAGCCACAGTATGCCGCCGACGTACAAGATCGCCACAGAAGATTCCAATAAGGAGGACGTCATCTTCTTCTGA